The following DNA comes from Candidatus Nanosynbacter sp. TM7-074.
GGATTCTTGTGCTTGACGAGAATATTTATTTCTCTTCAGCTTCTTTCATGCTTTGGCGCAGCGGTGTTGCGACTTTTTCAAATGAGCCGCCAGCTTTTTCAATCGCTGTAACGACTGAAGCGGACGCAGCTTGCACTTTCAAGTCAACCTTGGCTTTCAATTCACCGCGGGCTATCACCTTGACTGTGTGGAACGGTGTCGCGATGTAGCCTTCGGTAAATAGCAATGCGTTGTCGACAGTTTTGCCGTCAAAGGCGTTCAAGTGGTCGAGGTAGACTACCTGAGCTGGCGTGCGCAAGCTCTTGAAACCGCGAGCTTTTGGCACAGCCTGAGCCAGTGGGCGCTGACCACCTTGGAACATAGCGCGAAGCTTTTTACCAGTGCGGGCGTTCTGACCTTTGGTACCACGACCAGCGGTTTTACCTTGACCAGCAGCGATACCGCGGCCGACGCGCTTTTTATTCTTATTTGCTGAAACTTGGAGATCGTTGTATTTCATTACTTAGCCTCCTTTTTAGCAGCTTTTTTGACCGGCTGAACGCCCAGCCACTCCTCGTGCGGAACCAGTGATTTCAATGCTTCAATGGTTGCGTAAGCGATGTTCACCTTGTTGGTTGAACCAAGTGACTTGGTCAGCAGGTTACGAACACCAGTTACACCGATGATCTGTCGGACAACACCACCAGCGATGATACCGGTACCAGGAGCGGCTGGCTTGATCAGTACGCGGGCGCCTGAAAACTTGACTTCGCTGTCGTGTGGAATTGTTTCGCCATTCAGTGGCAAGGTGATCAAGTGCTTCTTAGCAACTGAGGTTGCCTTGGCAACGGCAGCTTGCACGTCGGCACCTTTGGCTACACCAACACCGACCTTGTCCTTGCGGTTACCAACAACCACCAACGCCTTAAAGCGGAAGCGGCGGCCACCTTTGACCACGCGGGACACGCGGTCAATGTTGATGACCAATTCTTCAAACTCTTTTGGTACGTCATCACGCACATTTCGCCGGTCATCGCGGCGACCACCACGCGGACTGCGAGGCCGACGGCCTTCTGCGCGTGGGGTAGTATTTGCAGCTTGTTCTGCCATACTAGAACTCCAATCCTTCTTGGCGCGCAGCCTCAGCCAATGCCTTCAAGCGACCAGCGTACTGGCGGCCATTGCGGTCAAAGACCACTGCGCTAATTTTACTTTTCTTTGCTTTCTTAGCAATTTCCGTACCGATGGTAGCACATTTTTCGCTCATCGTACCTTTTGCTTTGGTGCCAACGGTGGTTGCGGCAGCCAATGTCTTGCCTGCGACGTCGTCGATCAGCTGAGCACTAACATGCATGTTGCTGATGGTGACGGTTAGGCGTGGGCGCTCTGCAGTGCCTGAAACTTTCGCGCGAACGCGGTTTTTGCGAAGAGCGCGGTTGAGTAATTTCTTGTTTTCAGCCATGATTACTTACCTGTCTTTCCTGCTTTGCGCAAAATCTGCTCGTCGGCATACTTGATACCCTTGCCCTTGTATGGCTCAGGCTTCTTCAGCGCGCGGATTTCCGCAGCGACTTGACCGACTTGCTGTTTATTGATACCGCTAACGATGATGGTCATCTTTTCATTGGTAACGGTGATGCCCTCTGGGGCTTTGTATTTGACTGGGTGTGAAAACCCGAGCGCCATTTCCAGCTCATTGTTACTGGAACTCACGCGGAAACCGACACCATTGACTTCGAGACGCTTCTCATAGCCTTTGGTAACGCCGATTACCATGTTGTTGATCAGCGCGCGCATCAGACCGTGCTGGGCGCGAGCAGTTTTGGACTCATCCTTCGGATGAACCGTGACTTGTCCGTCTTCGACTTTCACCTCAACTGCTGGCGTGATGAATTGTGTCAATTCACCTTTCGGGCCCTTTACGACCACATCACCAGAGTCAACCGTGATTGTCACACCGGCCGGAATAACCACCGGCAGTTTTCCGATTCGACTCAGACTCATTACTCACCTTTCGTGTGATTTGATATTAACCCTGGTATTTTAGCATAGATTAGGGGTGAAATGCAAGGTTTTTGATCGTCCTGCTTAGTTACCGTATGGAATGAGTAGAACAATCGCCAAAATGCCGAGAGTAATATATGTCGCTAGCGCAGCCTTGGTTAAATACGGTTCCGTCATGGCGTAGATTTTACGCACTTCGTAATAATCCCATAGCCGCCAACCAGAGATCATTAACAGAATACCAGCGAAGATACTTAAATAGCCGCTGACATCGATGTGCCAAAGAAAGTTTGATGCATCAATTAGAGCAATGAATGTAGCCATCCCCATTGTCGACCAGAAGCGTGCCTGTGGCTTTTGTCCGACAGCAATAAAGCAGGCAGCGGCGACCATGATTAACTCAACGAGAGGATTTTCCATAAATAGTACCTGAATATAATAACTGGGAACTCCCTGCCTGGGGTCAGCACTGCCAATAAGCCAGCCCATTCCGTAGAGCAGTGGCACCATAACGACAATAGATAACAAGAAGGGTAAAAAATCAACAGTGAAGACATCTTTGACAGTTATTTCTGCTTGGTTTGATGTTTTTGTCATATGGAGGAAGCTACGCATATGATTACAGTATAGCAAAATACGTTATACTAAAAGTTATATTAGGCGAGGGCTGACTGATCTTTAAGCATATAAAAATAAACGCCCTGCACGAGAGGGGCTTTATTTCATTTATTGTGATCCTCTAGTACACCTTCAACAACAACTCACCGCCAAGTTTTTGATTGGCCGCTTCGTTGATGGTGACGACCAGTACGCCACGAGGCTTAGCGTCCTCTAGTTTAACATCTGCGAGATAGCCGACTAATTGTTCGGCGATGACTTTTTTCATCTTGCTACCTTTCTACCATGTTTAACTACTACTTTTACACGGTGGGTAGATTATTTATTTGGCTTTGTATAGCGGCCTGCAACTCTGCGCTTTCGCTTGCCCATGGAATGTGTCGTGTGAGTTCATCAACTGTTACAAATTTAGCATACCGTATCTGCTCTTCCTGTATTTGCTCTTTGTCCTCGTTCTGTTGATGTAAGATATACTCATCGGCATTCTTATCAAGGTTCAAGCTAACCCGAAGTTGTAAGTACTCGTTATCATTTTTTAAGCTATCTGTTTCCAAGATATCGTAATAACCAAAGAACTTATACTGACTAGATACGCTGTCTGTATTAATTCCCGTCTCTTCTTCTACTTCACGTACAATAGTTTGCAAGCAGGTCTCGTGCTTATTTGGTTTTCCACCGGGCAGCTGCCACTTTCGACCATCCTTAGAGACGATGGCTATTTTATTATCGTGAGTAAAAAGCCAAGCATATACCTGATTTACTGGAAGAGCCTGATCTTCCAGGCGAATTTCTTTACCATCTTTCCAAGAGCGTGCTTTAATAGTTTTTCTTATGGTGTTCATAATATCTACTAAATTTATTGCCTGGGCTAGCCAGCCTAGTCTATTATACTTTATATCCCCGGGTGTCAGAAAGTGTCCTACGTTTTCTTTTATAGCACAGAGCGACAATTATCGCTAAACTCCAATTATTAAAAGCACCCCCCGTTTGAGGAGCGCTCTTATGTTTCTGGCGTGATTGTGATGTCGGGAAACTAGTACACTTTCAGCAACAACTCACCGCCAAGCTTCGCCTTGGCTGCCTCAGCGCCAGTCATGACACCTTTTGAGGTTGAGATGAGTACCAAACCGCGGCCGCTTTTCACCTTTGGAATCTCGCTAGCGCCGACGTAGACACGACGACCTGGCTTTGAGACACGAGTGATCTCGTTGATGGTGCTGTTGGTACCTTCTTCGTTGATGGTCACGACCAGCACGCCACGAGGCTTAGCGTCCTCTAGTTTAACATCTGCGAGGTAGCCGTTTTTGACTAATTGCTCAGCGATGACTTTTTTCATCTTGCTGGACGGAACACGAACTTCCGTCTTGCCAACCAGTTTCGCATTGCGAATGCGCGTCAGAAGGTCGGCGATTGGGTCTGTAGTTTGCATAGACATTGTCGAATCTCCTTTCCTTCTTACCAACTACTCTTTGTTATGCCTGGGATTTCACCCTTGGCTGCTTTTTCGCGGAAATTGATGCGGCTCAGACCAAACTGGCGCATGTAACCACGTGGACGGCCGGAAATGCTGTCGCGGTTCTTGTGCCGGGTTGGGCTCGAGTTGCGAGGCAGTTTCTGCAAACCGTCGAGGTCGCCAAGTTCTTTGAGCTCAGCGCGCTTCGCAGCATATTTTGCAATCATCTTCAGACGCTTTTTGTCGCGAGCGACCATTGATTTCTTAGCCATTACCTGACGCCTCCTTTCTTCTCAAACGGCATGCCAAACTTCTCGAGCAAGGCTTTTGAAGCTTCTTTGTTACCGTTCTTGATGACAAATGTTACCTGTAACCCGTGCAAAATCTGCGTCTCCTCGAACGTCAGTTCTGGGAAAATTGATTGCTCGATGATGCCCAGGTTGTAGTTGCCGCCTTTGTCGAACTTCAGACCAACACCGTGGAAGTCGCGTACGCGTGGTAATGCCACGTTGATCAAGCGATCAATGAACTCGTACATCCGAGCACCACGCAGCGTAACGCTCACACCAATTGGCGCACCCATGCCTTTACGGATGCTAAAGCCGGCGATTGATTTCTTTGCCTGGCGGGCAACTGGCGCCTGACCGGTGATTTTCTCAACAGTGTTTTTGACAATTTCAAAGTGACGCTTGTCATCTTTCTTTTTGCCGGTGCCAACGCTCACGATGATCTTTTCCAAAGCTGGCACTTGGTGCACGTTCTTTAGATCTAGTTCGGCTTGCAGTTCCTTCAGGTATTTCTCCTGGTACAAGGCTTTCAAGCGAGGAGCTGGCACGACGGTTTTCTTCTCTGCCATTATTTAATCTCCTTATTTTTTGCTTGGCGAGCGACGCGAGTCTTGCCGCCGTCAGCGTTCTTTACTAAACCAACCCGGCTGGTTTTGCCTGACTTTTCGTCGATAACCAGCGCGACTTTGCTGATGTCCATCGGTACGTGGATATCTTTCTTGCCGCCTTTTGGATTGTACTGGCTTGGCTTGACGTGGCGGTGTCCGACGCCAACACCTTCAACCAAAATAGTCTGGTCTTTGGTGTTAACTTTCAGGACTTTACCAGTCGTACCTTTATTCTTGCCAGCAATGATTTTTACGGTGTCATCTTTGTGAATACGAGCCATTAGAGTACCTCCGGAGCTAGGCTTACGATCTTCATGTAGCCCATGTCGCGTAGTTCGCGTGGTACTGGGCCGAAGACACGGGTAGCCTTTGGCTGCTTGTCATCGTTGATAATCACCACGGCGTTGTCATCAAAGCAAATGGTCGAGCCGTCCTTGCGGTGGATTTGATCGCGGGTGCGAACCACCACAGCCTTGACAACAGATTTCTTTTTGACGTTGCCGGTTGGGCTGGCGTCTTTGACTGAACAGACGATCACGTCGCCAACGCGAGCGTAGCGGCGGCGGGTACCGCCAAGAACGCGGATACACAATACTTCTTTGGCACCCGAGTTGTCAGCTACCTTGAGGCGAGATTCTTGTTGGATCATTTGTCGTCCTCCTTAGCCTCTTCCTCAGCTTCGCCAGAAACTTCAGCCTTTAATTTGATAGAACCGCGAGACTTTTCAATCACCTTGACCAGCGTAAAGCTCTTGGTCTTGGAAATTGGGCGAGTCTCTTCGATTTGCACCTTGTCGCCTTCGCCTGCTTGATTGGTCTCATCATGAGCAGTGTACTTGCGAGTCACGGTGTACTGTTTGCCGTAGAGCGGATGCGTTTCGCGGCTGGTGACCGTCACGGTGATGGTCTTGTCGCGCTTGGCACTCGTTACGACGCCAATCAGTGTTCGTCGGGCCATTACTTGCTCTCCTTTTCGTTAATTTGTGTCAGCAGGCGTGCGATGTCCTTGCGGAGTGAACGCAGCGCTTTTGGATTAACTAATTCGCCAGCAGCGTGAGAACGTTTTGCTTGAAGTAGATCATTTCGCTTTTCGGCGAGCTCCTTCTTCAAATCCTCAACCGTCTTTACAACTGCTGCTTTTGCGTTTTTCTTTGCTTCAGCCATTATGCGTCCTCCCGCTTGATGAACTTACATTTGACTGGTAGCTTGTGACTAGCCAGACGCATTGCCTCACGGGCTACTTCCTCGGAAACGCCCTGCATTTCAAATAGCACCGTACCAGCCTTCACCTTGGCGACAAAGAACTCTGGATTACCCTTACCACCACCCATCTTCAAACCAAGTGGTTTGCGAGTAACTGGGGTGTGTGGGAAAATCCGGATCCAAATCTTACCACCACGCTTGATGTAGCGGGTCATTGCCTGACGAGCAGACTCGATTTGGCGGGAGTTGATGCGCTCGTTTGATTGTGATTGCAGTGCAAAGTCGCCGAACGCGATGTAATTACCACGGGTTGCTTGACCACGGTTTTTACCGATACGCACTTTGCGGTGCTTGGTTTTCTTTGGTAACAGCATTTAGCGACTCCTTTCTCCCTTATAAATCCACACTTTCACGCCGATGATACCAGCCGGTGTCTGGGCGCGAGCACAGTGGAAGTCAATATCAGCGCGAAGAGTGTGTAGTGGCACAGAGCCTTCAATCACCTTTTCGCGGCGTGCCATTTCAGCACCGTTCAAACGACCAGCCACCTCGATGCGGATACCTTTGGCACCAGCACTCATGGTGTTTTGCGCGGTCATTTTGGTTGCGCGGCGGAAGTTGATGCGGCGTTCCAACTGGCGGGCGATGTTCTCTGCCACCAATTTGGCTGCTAGTTCCGGTCGGCGTACTTCTTCGATGTTGATGCGAACTGCCTGACCGACAATTTTCTCAACTTGCTTTTTCAATTCATTCACACCAGCACCACCACGGCCGATCACCACACCAGCTTTCGCCGTGTGAATGGTTACCGTGATCAAGTTGGCACTCCGCTCAATCTCAATGCGATTGATGGTTGGGCGTGAGGCAAATTTCTTCTCAATCAATTCGCGGATTTCGTGATCCTGGCGAATTGCCTCCGCAAACTCTTTCTTATTGGCCGTAAACCAACGAGAGCTCCAGTTCTTGTGAACTTGTAGGCGGAAGTTGATTGGATTCACTTTTTGACCCATTTACTTCTCCTCCTTTTTTGCCGTGGTTTCGGCGGCTTTTTTCGCTGCAGGCTTGGCAGGTTTGGTCTCTGCCTTTGCCTCTGGTTTCTTTGCAGGTGCTTTCTTTGGCTTCTCGGTACCAGTTACTTCAACCAAAATGTTTGAGGTCTTTTTCTGGAATGGCAACGCACGGCCGCGTGACGCTGGTTTAAAGCGGCGCAGACGCGTACCAGTGGTAACGCTCAACGTGGTAATCACCAAGCTTTTAGCGTCCAAACCGTGGTTGTTGATGGCATTTGCCTTGGCACTGTCGATTGTCTTTTTCACTGGCAAGGCAGCGCGTTTTGGCACGTGCTCCAAAATAACCAATGCATCAGCAACGGTGCGGCCACGTACCAGCGCAGCCACCAGGCTAACCTTGCGTGGTGTTTGGTCAACACCTTTGGCGTAAGCGCGAACAGTATAAGTTGTATCAGCCATGATTACTTCTTATCCTTTCCGCCGTGCTTACGGAACTTACGGGTTGGACTAAACTCACCAAGCTTGTGGCCAACCATGTTTTCGGTAATCAGCACAGGCACGTGCATCTTACCGTTGTAGACAGCAATCGTTCGACCGACCATTTCTGGTGTAATAGTCGAAGCGCGCGCCCACGTTTTGATAACGGTTCGATCGTCAAGGCTGAGAGCAGCGACTTTTTTCGCAAGCTTCACATCGACGAATGGACCTTTCTTTAATGAACGACTCATCGTGATTTACCTCTTCCTCTTCGCGTCGTGACGCGTGCGTACGATTAATTTATTTGAGCCTTTGCGGCGGCGAGTTCGATAACCCAGCGTCAATTGGCCCCATGGCGTACGTGGTGCTTTACCAGTACCGTGGCGACCACCGTCACCACCACCATGTGGGTGATCTGCGGCGTTCATGACGACACCGCGAACCGTTGGGCGAATACCCTTGCGGCGGCGGCGGCCAGCTGAACCGATCTTCACGTTCTGGTGCTGGACGTTACCGACTGTACCGATGGCAGCGGTAGCTTCCAGGCGAACTTTGCGAACTTCGCCAGATGGCAATTTGATAGTTGCGTAATTGCCTTCTTTGGCCATCAACTGAGCTTTGGCGCCAGCGGCGCGAACCATTTGCGCGCCTTTGCCGGCAGTCAGTTCAATAGCATAAATCATCGTACCAACAGGGATAGCAGACAGCGGCAGGCGGTTTGAGGCCTCGATTGGCGCTTCCTCGCCAGTCTGAATCGTCTTGCCCTTAACCATCGAGGTGTCGGCCAATACGTAGTGGTACAAATTGTACTGATCTTTCACCCGAGCGATGCGTGCTGAGCGGTTTGGATCGTACTCAATTTCTTCAACCGTCAGCGTCAGACCGGCCGGCAAATTGTGGTTCACCAAACGGTAGTGACGGCGAACGCCACCGCCGCGATGACGCACGGTGATGCGGCCTTGGTTGTTGCGGCCAGCATTTTGCTTTTTGGCTTTGGTCAGACTTTTGAGCGGTTTCTTCGTCGTGATATCCGACAAGTCCTGACTCGTCATGCCGCGACGAGCAGGAGTGGTTGGATTGTAAGCTTTCACTGGCATTACTTGGTCTCCTCCATCTGCTGCTCTACTGCGTCAAACACATCGAGCTTATCGCCATCTTTCAGCGTCACGTAAGCCTTCTTCCAATCCTTGCGCGTGGTTGTGCCAGGATAGCGGTTCTTGCCTCGTGAGAAACGCACAGCCTTGCCGTCTTGTACCAAGGTTTTCACCTTCAGAACGGTGACGTCAAATTGCGCTTCAACTGCTGCTTTGATCTCGTTTTTATTCAGGTTGAGCGGAACGCGGAACACGTACACGCCGTTGGCGCTCTGTGCGTATGCTTTCTCGCTAATGCGTGGGATAATTGTCATCTGTTTCATATTACGCTTCCTCCTTACCCAGCCATGCGGTGATGATGTCGAGGGCTTGTGGTGAGATAACAATATGATCAGA
Coding sequences within:
- the rplF gene encoding 50S ribosomal protein L6, translating into MSRIGKLPVVIPAGVTITVDSGDVVVKGPKGELTQFITPAVEVKVEDGQVTVHPKDESKTARAQHGLMRALINNMVIGVTKGYEKRLEVNGVGFRVSSSNNELEMALGFSHPVKYKAPEGITVTNEKMTIIVSGINKQQVGQVAAEIRALKKPEPYKGKGIKYADEQILRKAGKTGK
- the rpsH gene encoding 30S ribosomal protein S8, giving the protein MQTTDPIADLLTRIRNAKLVGKTEVRVPSSKMKKVIAEQLVKNGYLADVKLEDAKPRGVLVVTINEEGTNSTINEITRVSKPGRRVYVGASEIPKVKSGRGLVLISTSKGVMTGAEAAKAKLGGELLLKVY
- the rplP gene encoding 50S ribosomal protein L16, with translation MLLPKKTKHRKVRIGKNRGQATRGNYIAFGDFALQSQSNERINSRQIESARQAMTRYIKRGGKIWIRIFPHTPVTRKPLGLKMGGGKGNPEFFVAKVKAGTVLFEMQGVSEEVAREAMRLASHKLPVKCKFIKREDA
- the rpsN gene encoding 30S ribosomal protein S14; the protein is MAKKSMVARDKKRLKMIAKYAAKRAELKELGDLDGLQKLPRNSSPTRHKNRDSISGRPRGYMRQFGLSRINFREKAAKGEIPGITKSSW
- the rpsS gene encoding 30S ribosomal protein S19, with protein sequence MSRSLKKGPFVDVKLAKKVAALSLDDRTVIKTWARASTITPEMVGRTIAVYNGKMHVPVLITENMVGHKLGEFSPTRKFRKHGGKDKK
- the rpsE gene encoding 30S ribosomal protein S5, which encodes MAEQAANTTPRAEGRRPRSPRGGRRDDRRNVRDDVPKEFEELVINIDRVSRVVKGGRRFRFKALVVVGNRKDKVGVGVAKGADVQAAVAKATSVAKKHLITLPLNGETIPHDSEVKFSGARVLIKPAAPGTGIIAGGVVRQIIGVTGVRNLLTKSLGSTNKVNIAYATIEALKSLVPHEEWLGVQPVKKAAKKEAK
- the rplE gene encoding 50S ribosomal protein L5 translates to MAEKKTVVPAPRLKALYQEKYLKELQAELDLKNVHQVPALEKIIVSVGTGKKKDDKRHFEIVKNTVEKITGQAPVARQAKKSIAGFSIRKGMGAPIGVSVTLRGARMYEFIDRLINVALPRVRDFHGVGLKFDKGGNYNLGIIEQSIFPELTFEETQILHGLQVTFVIKNGNKEASKALLEKFGMPFEKKGGVR
- the rplN gene encoding 50S ribosomal protein L14 is translated as MIQQESRLKVADNSGAKEVLCIRVLGGTRRRYARVGDVIVCSVKDASPTGNVKKKSVVKAVVVRTRDQIHRKDGSTICFDDNAVVIINDDKQPKATRVFGPVPRELRDMGYMKIVSLAPEVL
- the rplB gene encoding 50S ribosomal protein L2 — protein: MPVKAYNPTTPARRGMTSQDLSDITTKKPLKSLTKAKKQNAGRNNQGRITVRHRGGGVRRHYRLVNHNLPAGLTLTVEEIEYDPNRSARIARVKDQYNLYHYVLADTSMVKGKTIQTGEEAPIEASNRLPLSAIPVGTMIYAIELTAGKGAQMVRAAGAKAQLMAKEGNYATIKLPSGEVRKVRLEATAAIGTVGNVQHQNVKIGSAGRRRRKGIRPTVRGVVMNAADHPHGGGDGGRHGTGKAPRTPWGQLTLGYRTRRRKGSNKLIVRTRHDAKRKR
- the rplV gene encoding 50S ribosomal protein L22 gives rise to the protein MADTTYTVRAYAKGVDQTPRKVSLVAALVRGRTVADALVILEHVPKRAALPVKKTIDSAKANAINNHGLDAKSLVITTLSVTTGTRLRRFKPASRGRALPFQKKTSNILVEVTGTEKPKKAPAKKPEAKAETKPAKPAAKKAAETTAKKEEK
- a CDS encoding 50S ribosomal protein L23 — translated: MKQMTIIPRISEKAYAQSANGVYVFRVPLNLNKNEIKAAVEAQFDVTVLKVKTLVQDGKAVRFSRGKNRYPGTTTRKDWKKAYVTLKDGDKLDVFDAVEQQMEETK
- the rplO gene encoding 50S ribosomal protein L15, with amino-acid sequence MKYNDLQVSANKNKKRVGRGIAAGQGKTAGRGTKGQNARTGKKLRAMFQGGQRPLAQAVPKARGFKSLRTPAQVVYLDHLNAFDGKTVDNALLFTEGYIATPFHTVKVIARGELKAKVDLKVQAASASVVTAIEKAGGSFEKVATPLRQSMKEAEEK
- the rplR gene encoding 50S ribosomal protein L18, with the translated sequence MAENKKLLNRALRKNRVRAKVSGTAERPRLTVTISNMHVSAQLIDDVAGKTLAAATTVGTKAKGTMSEKCATIGTEIAKKAKKSKISAVVFDRNGRQYAGRLKALAEAARQEGLEF
- the rpsC gene encoding 30S ribosomal protein S3; the protein is MGQKVNPINFRLQVHKNWSSRWFTANKKEFAEAIRQDHEIRELIEKKFASRPTINRIEIERSANLITVTIHTAKAGVVIGRGGAGVNELKKQVEKIVGQAVRINIEEVRRPELAAKLVAENIARQLERRINFRRATKMTAQNTMSAGAKGIRIEVAGRLNGAEMARREKVIEGSVPLHTLRADIDFHCARAQTPAGIIGVKVWIYKGERSR
- the rpmC gene encoding 50S ribosomal protein L29 — its product is MAEAKKNAKAAVVKTVEDLKKELAEKRNDLLQAKRSHAAGELVNPKALRSLRKDIARLLTQINEKESK
- a CDS encoding NUDIX hydrolase, encoding MNTIRKTIKARSWKDGKEIRLEDQALPVNQVYAWLFTHDNKIAIVSKDGRKWQLPGGKPNKHETCLQTIVREVEEETGINTDSVSSQYKFFGYYDILETDSLKNDNEYLQLRVSLNLDKNADEYILHQQNEDKEQIQEEQIRYAKFVTVDELTRHIPWASESAELQAAIQSQINNLPTV
- the rpsQ gene encoding 30S ribosomal protein S17 is translated as MARRTLIGVVTSAKRDKTITVTVTSRETHPLYGKQYTVTRKYTAHDETNQAGEGDKVQIEETRPISKTKSFTLVKVIEKSRGSIKLKAEVSGEAEEEAKEDDK
- the rplX gene encoding 50S ribosomal protein L24; this translates as MARIHKDDTVKIIAGKNKGTTGKVLKVNTKDQTILVEGVGVGHRHVKPSQYNPKGGKKDIHVPMDISKVALVIDEKSGKTSRVGLVKNADGGKTRVARQAKNKEIK